The genome window AATAGCCACATTATTACATAGTCCAAGGTTATACTTATTATATAAATATTCAATGCCAATCTGCTCTTCATTTTCTCATTGTATCATTTTTAAAATAATTATATATTATATTGACTACATCAGTTTTTTTTACAAATTTTACATCTTTAATTTTATATAATGATTTAATAAAATGTATAAAATACTGATCATCTTCATTTACAAAGTAAAATTGACTTCCATATGGATTAATGATTATTCTAGCTACATTATCAGCCTTATCTATGTCATTTTCACACAACACTATTAAAACTCCAATATCATCCTTCTCCAATCTTCTAATTCTACACCGACTCTTAATTCCTTTCTTAACACGATTAAAATATTGCATTTCACTCTCATTCCGATCTTTCCATACTTTTATTAAATCTGGATTGAATACATCAATTCCAGGATTACCACATACAACAACAACATTACTCTCCATTGGATCAGATGTAATTTTAATATTATATTTAATATATTTATCATATTTGCCTAAATAAAATTTTATTTTTTCAACATATTGATGACTACACTCACCTTGGATTGAAATAATTATATCTTTTTCCCAACGAATAACTTTATCACTTTCGCTTAACGATTTTTCTACATAATCCATATAGCTTTCATTCAATGCTTGTGCATTTGCACTTTGCGAAATAAAACTAAATACAGCCACCAACATTATCAATTGAATATACTTATCTTTTAGCATAATACCGCACGACTAAAATTAAACATTAATTATTGTTTCAACATCCTTATTCCCACCGCCAAAAGATGCTACGTCATCAACAATCTTCAATTGCTTCCCGCAATTCCATTCATCGGGCTTGAGGCACAAGCCGTCCTTGTCTTCCCACAGAGTGAAGTTATATATAACTAACGTCGGGCACGAAAACATCACTATGGCTCTCACTCATAACTCTTCCAGTCATCCAACAAATACTAAAGAGAACTGGATAACAAATTACACGATACACTTCTCAGCGACTGGGCAAAAAAAGAGGGCGGCTAATACCACCCTCTAGATCTCAAAAGACCTTGACCAGATCAAGATTAACAGAAGATTCTGCTCCCCCCAACTGGACAAGAGTAAAACACAGTACCTCAGAACGGAACGTCGTCCATTCCGGAGGCCTCGGACGGAAATGCCGGACCAAGGTCTTCTTCCTGCTGCTGCGGAGCGCCCTGGTTGTAGCCGCCCTGGGGCTGGGGCTGATAACCGCCCTGGCCGCCTTGGCCGCCCTGCTGCTGGTAGTTGTTCTGCTGGTATCCACCCTGCTGCGGAGCGCCAGCGCCTTCCTGGGCGCGATCCAGGCCCTGGACACGGTCGGCCACGATCTCGGTGGTGTAACGCTCAGCGCCGTTCTGGTCCTGCCACTTGCGGGTCTGCAGCTTGCCCTCGACCATGACCAGACGGCCCTTGCCGAGGTAGTTGGCCACGAATTCTGCGGCCTGACGCCAGGCCACCACACGATGCCACTCGGTGCGCTCCACGCGCTGGCCCGTGT of Salidesulfovibrio onnuriiensis contains these proteins:
- a CDS encoding single-stranded DNA-binding protein, with translation MAGSLNKVILIGRIGQDPKVSYTSSGQAVTNFSVATDEGYRDKNTGQRVERTEWHRVVAWRQAAEFVANYLGKGRLVMVEGKLQTRKWQDQNGAERYTTEIVADRVQGLDRAQEGAGAPQQGGYQQNNYQQQGGQGGQGGYQPQPQGGYNQGAPQQQEEDLGPAFPSEASGMDDVPF